The following proteins come from a genomic window of Marispirochaeta sp.:
- a CDS encoding biosynthetic peptidoglycan transglycosylase, with protein sequence MKPKIIFLFLTSLLLILLFSAGLHYVNSRLVPDLFTSLSQGLESRAGLTIKADSAAYVPFKGLRFTGVRVVSVDGDPGMPLFAAGRLLIDADIIKYLTKGADTEDLIRSADFYDVEICPVPVESLLFLTKGRSVEVPAASPGPPDAEKPDPGSDQAQPRSAAGPDSRGDPGDRKSLDFSRFWDLGTKVTQHRLFPKQLFMYNTIFRCRNNNVESVLPGRVDLQIMLEDSPMSLRIEAEGDNAKLGSVLSFEGRRAEAEISVSDIDIGQLAALFDNAGDYPLVSGSVDFDGRFVSPVPGLIELEGILRGRDLSISHQTLGGEAVSGFALIYDFNLIFDPEASLPPPRILGKATPSNPGIIAAMQESHLRDPSSAWGELRFRKGRLTLNGIVMEFLPALRGIFPQASLPARLDLRLHLPETRAQKILAAVPEGLSGPFARMELSGNISWNLDLEVPLDMIREMNWRSAVSMEDFAVESIPEELNVYKLKRSFFHTLESSGSSRRLHIPEPKIAGLDWMRKNSELTEGQIKRLRAWERHGAPEPKNLGAMQEAGAVPADWPYHYIYLEEMSPWIPLAVLTCEDGDFFFHDGINWLTFRHAVERNISSGGIEVGASTLTMQLIKNLFLNRERVISRKIHEAFLVYLLERDARVSKERILELYINLVEFGPGIIGINEASRHFFGKDPMDISINEAVWMASILPAPRRYYSMYREGRVPDSWWNHMQRYLDVMLERGRLTEEEYRQALAARPVFTHGEQ encoded by the coding sequence ATGAAGCCTAAAATCATTTTTTTATTCCTGACTTCTCTGCTGCTGATTCTTCTCTTTTCTGCAGGGCTGCACTATGTAAATTCCCGGCTTGTTCCGGATTTATTCACCTCGCTGTCTCAAGGTCTTGAGTCCCGCGCCGGCTTGACCATCAAAGCTGATTCTGCGGCGTATGTACCCTTTAAGGGCCTGCGCTTTACCGGTGTCCGTGTTGTATCCGTTGATGGTGATCCCGGTATGCCTCTCTTTGCAGCCGGCAGGCTGCTCATCGATGCAGACATAATCAAATATCTTACCAAAGGTGCGGATACAGAGGATCTGATACGCAGCGCTGATTTTTACGATGTAGAAATCTGCCCTGTCCCTGTAGAAAGTCTCCTCTTCCTGACGAAAGGTCGCAGTGTTGAGGTACCTGCAGCAAGTCCCGGTCCGCCGGATGCCGAAAAGCCCGATCCCGGTTCCGATCAGGCTCAACCCCGATCTGCGGCAGGGCCTGACAGCAGGGGGGATCCGGGGGACCGAAAGTCCCTTGATTTTAGCCGCTTCTGGGACCTCGGCACAAAAGTGACGCAGCACCGGCTTTTCCCTAAACAGCTTTTTATGTACAACACGATTTTTCGCTGTCGGAACAACAATGTGGAGAGTGTTTTGCCGGGAAGAGTTGATCTGCAGATTATGCTGGAAGATTCGCCCATGTCCCTGCGGATTGAGGCGGAAGGAGACAACGCGAAACTCGGCTCCGTACTGAGTTTTGAGGGGCGGCGGGCAGAGGCGGAGATCTCCGTATCCGATATAGATATAGGGCAATTGGCAGCACTGTTTGACAATGCCGGCGATTACCCCCTGGTTTCCGGCTCCGTCGATTTCGATGGGCGTTTTGTAAGCCCGGTTCCAGGGCTTATTGAACTTGAGGGCATCCTGCGGGGCAGAGATCTGTCGATTTCCCACCAGACTCTGGGGGGGGAGGCGGTATCCGGATTTGCTCTGATCTATGATTTTAACCTGATTTTTGATCCTGAGGCCTCTCTTCCGCCGCCGCGTATCCTGGGAAAAGCAACCCCATCGAATCCCGGGATTATCGCTGCCATGCAGGAGTCCCACTTGAGGGACCCCTCTTCCGCCTGGGGGGAGCTGCGCTTCCGTAAGGGGAGGCTGACTCTGAACGGTATTGTCATGGAGTTTCTACCGGCATTGCGGGGCATTTTCCCTCAAGCCTCTCTGCCTGCAAGACTCGATCTGCGGCTTCATCTACCGGAGACACGGGCACAAAAGATTCTTGCCGCAGTGCCGGAGGGCCTTTCCGGACCCTTTGCGCGAATGGAGCTTTCCGGGAACATCTCCTGGAATCTGGACCTGGAGGTTCCTCTGGACATGATTCGGGAGATGAACTGGAGGTCCGCGGTGTCCATGGAGGATTTCGCCGTTGAATCCATACCGGAGGAACTGAATGTTTACAAACTGAAGAGGTCTTTTTTCCATACTCTGGAAAGCAGCGGAAGCTCAAGGCGGCTCCATATCCCGGAACCGAAGATTGCGGGGCTGGATTGGATGCGTAAGAATTCTGAACTTACCGAAGGGCAGATAAAGCGCTTGCGGGCCTGGGAAAGACATGGTGCTCCGGAGCCGAAGAATCTCGGAGCAATGCAGGAGGCTGGTGCGGTTCCGGCGGACTGGCCCTACCACTATATTTACCTGGAAGAGATGTCACCGTGGATTCCCCTTGCTGTCCTGACCTGCGAAGACGGTGACTTCTTTTTCCACGACGGTATAAACTGGCTTACCTTTCGCCACGCGGTGGAGCGGAATATCAGCTCAGGCGGTATTGAAGTCGGCGCAAGTACCCTGACAATGCAGCTGATAAAAAACCTTTTTCTGAACCGGGAGAGGGTAATATCCCGCAAGATTCATGAAGCCTTTCTTGTGTATCTGCTGGAAAGAGACGCCCGGGTATCCAAGGAACGCATTCTGGAGTTGTACATAAACCTGGTCGAGTTCGGACCCGGTATAATCGGCATAAACGAAGCCTCCCGGCACTTTTTTGGCAAGGACCCAATGGATATCAGCATAAACGAGGCCGTCTGGATGGCTTCAATTCTGCCTGCTCCACGCCGGTATTACAGTATGTACCGGGAGGGCAGGGTTCCCGATTCCTGGTGGAACCATATGCAGCGTTATTTAGATGTAATGCTCGAGAGGGGACGCTTGACGGAGGAGGAGTACCGGCAGGCCCTTGCTGCACGCCCCGTTTTTACTCACGGAGAACAGTGA
- a CDS encoding alcohol dehydrogenase catalytic domain-containing protein: MKSVYVTAPYNYAVLDTEIPELKDDYEVLIQMKASGVCGSDFHLYHGKNPNSTYPRIPGHENAGIIRRVGRKVTKVKVGDHIVIDLIISCGECYQCRTGRENVCEKVKVRGSGTDGGWREFLIAAEDDVYIVPKDIPIEYAALIEPYAIGAHCTTRGRVVSDDIVFILGVGTIGTIIMQTCKAKGCTVIACDINSEILNRAEELGVDSIINSRNEKVVERVQEITGGKGVSVAFDSACYHGSLTSLFEQGLVRNAGRIVSLGFVTEPEKISQAMLNIRELDLIGSRMSAYQFMPTIEAFLQKRYDYEKLVSDFIPFSRIDTVFYNMDHPGRDVKKMIITFD; encoded by the coding sequence TTGAAATCTGTTTATGTAACAGCGCCGTATAATTATGCGGTTCTCGATACAGAGATTCCTGAACTGAAGGATGATTATGAAGTATTGATCCAGATGAAAGCATCTGGTGTATGCGGATCTGATTTCCATCTTTATCATGGGAAAAACCCTAACTCAACATATCCCAGGATACCGGGCCATGAAAATGCCGGTATTATCAGGAGAGTCGGCAGGAAGGTAACGAAGGTTAAGGTCGGTGACCATATTGTGATCGATCTTATAATTTCCTGCGGCGAGTGTTATCAGTGCAGAACAGGAAGAGAAAATGTCTGTGAGAAAGTCAAGGTACGTGGCAGCGGAACTGACGGCGGGTGGAGAGAGTTTTTGATTGCGGCAGAAGATGACGTATATATTGTTCCGAAAGATATACCGATAGAGTATGCGGCGTTAATAGAGCCATACGCAATCGGGGCGCATTGTACTACCCGTGGCAGGGTAGTGAGCGATGATATCGTTTTCATTCTTGGCGTTGGCACTATCGGAACGATAATTATGCAGACCTGCAAAGCAAAAGGATGTACTGTCATCGCTTGCGATATAAATTCTGAAATATTGAATCGAGCTGAAGAATTAGGAGTCGATTCTATTATTAACAGCCGGAATGAGAAGGTAGTCGAACGTGTTCAGGAGATAACCGGAGGTAAGGGCGTCTCTGTTGCATTTGACTCCGCATGCTATCACGGATCATTGACAAGCTTGTTCGAGCAAGGTTTAGTGCGGAACGCAGGAAGAATTGTCAGTCTTGGATTTGTAACAGAGCCGGAAAAAATTTCTCAGGCAATGCTGAATATACGGGAGTTGGATCTCATTGGGTCACGTATGTCGGCATATCAGTTCATGCCGACTATCGAGGCGTTCCTTCAAAAGCGCTACGACTATGAAAAGCTTGTCAGCGATTTTATTCCTTTCAGCCGGATAGATACAGTTTTCTATAATATGGATCATCCCGGCAGGGATGTCAAAAAAATGATCATTACTTTTGATTAG
- a CDS encoding type II toxin-antitoxin system VapC family toxin: MILLDTNYLIKALAPGTDEAADVRRWIEQEKELVTSVVCWYEFLCGPVDIKGKELMQSIVKGRIIPFAADQAVEAARLFYLAGRKRSLRVDSMIAAAALLNKAVLATDNRRDFSSFVKQGLVVI; the protein is encoded by the coding sequence ATGATCCTGCTCGATACCAACTATCTCATAAAGGCATTGGCTCCCGGCACGGATGAAGCTGCAGATGTACGACGGTGGATAGAGCAGGAAAAGGAGCTGGTGACTTCGGTTGTATGCTGGTACGAGTTTCTTTGCGGTCCTGTCGACATAAAGGGTAAAGAGCTTATGCAGTCTATAGTAAAGGGGCGCATCATTCCTTTCGCAGCCGACCAGGCAGTCGAAGCCGCTCGTCTTTTCTATCTGGCCGGCCGAAAGCGAAGCCTGAGGGTAGATTCCATGATAGCTGCCGCTGCTCTTCTTAACAAAGCCGTCCTTGCCACCGATAACCGGCGGGATTTTTCAAGCTTCGTTAAACAGGGGCTGGTGGTAATCTGA
- a CDS encoding FCD domain-containing protein, translating into MLSNKEIAEPEVAKRNVTERVIDYFIENILNGNWKIGEKIPSENTLTKHLGVSRSSIRSAIHQFVGVGAMESVKRKGTYLRDTDFSRNRLLNRHEPHFDVVDMLTLLEFRIVLETDSSYHAAMLASDKNLSNLRRYLIQMKDSIGNPKDFVHYDMLFHEEIIKSTGNILLQNAFSSVMHQKTTSLEGFNESYGYKDGIYYHSLILDAMEKRDPSLTRRLMRTHLQKAIDDIKYEEIIKE; encoded by the coding sequence ATGCTCTCGAACAAAGAAATAGCTGAACCTGAAGTAGCCAAGCGAAATGTAACTGAAAGGGTAATTGATTATTTTATCGAGAATATTCTCAATGGAAATTGGAAGATAGGAGAAAAAATCCCTTCCGAGAATACCCTGACAAAACATCTCGGCGTTAGCAGGTCGAGCATACGTTCTGCAATCCATCAGTTTGTAGGTGTTGGAGCAATGGAAAGCGTAAAGCGGAAAGGGACTTACCTCAGAGATACCGACTTTTCCAGAAACCGTTTGCTCAACAGACATGAACCACACTTCGATGTTGTCGATATGCTAACCCTGCTGGAATTCAGAATCGTACTGGAAACAGACAGCAGTTATCATGCTGCAATGCTGGCAAGTGACAAGAATCTCTCAAATTTACGTCGCTATCTCATACAAATGAAGGACTCTATCGGCAATCCAAAGGATTTTGTTCATTACGATATGTTGTTTCATGAAGAGATTATCAAATCTACCGGTAATATACTGCTTCAAAATGCTTTCAGTTCGGTTATGCACCAGAAGACAACCAGCCTGGAAGGGTTTAATGAATCATATGGATATAAAGATGGTATCTACTATCATTCATTGATTTTGGATGCAATGGAAAAAAGGGATCCCTCACTCACACGACGCTTAATGAGAACGCATCTGCAGAAGGCAATAGATGACATCAAATATGAAGAAATAATTAAAGAGTGA
- a CDS encoding TRAP transporter small permease, translating into MTFRETMLKFIQSARRGLHFAIILLFSAMFIVVLVNVIMRFVFNNPVASSGELARYLFVSITYLGAIITFRENAHIGLDIIVENFPKKAKTVVYIFDRLLVAVFLIVFTYVSFKMAMLNIETKSSAMFISMAIPYMALPISGAGMLIEMIIGLTGIDKPGQESI; encoded by the coding sequence ATGACTTTCAGGGAAACGATGCTGAAATTTATTCAATCGGCACGCAGGGGTCTGCACTTTGCGATTATTCTGCTTTTTTCTGCCATGTTCATTGTTGTACTAGTCAATGTGATAATGCGTTTTGTATTCAATAACCCGGTTGCTTCTTCCGGAGAACTGGCCAGGTACCTTTTTGTATCAATTACATATTTGGGAGCCATAATTACTTTCAGGGAGAATGCACATATCGGACTGGATATAATTGTGGAAAACTTTCCCAAAAAGGCTAAAACTGTAGTATACATTTTCGATCGATTGCTTGTTGCAGTATTTCTTATTGTATTTACGTATGTCAGTTTTAAAATGGCAATGTTAAACATTGAAACCAAGTCATCGGCAATGTTCATATCTATGGCCATCCCGTATATGGCCCTTCCAATCAGTGGAGCGGGAATGCTCATCGAGATGATCATAGGGCTCACTGGAATTGATAAGCCCGGACAGGAGTCGATATAG
- a CDS encoding chromate transporter, with protein sequence MLIRLFLQFFRIGLFTIGGGYAMVPIIEHEVSTSSKLLSKAEIDHILLVAQSAPGPIAVNTALLIGRQIGGWKGAAATCLGVSLPSFLIILFIAVHLSGFFELPEVMASFRGIRGAVVALIALTGVRVARRTPSGFLFILAGIWFALLIFTGINPFQVVVLSVIAGLMRESLRRRRKGAE encoded by the coding sequence ATGCTTATACGACTCTTTCTGCAGTTTTTCCGGATAGGTCTCTTTACCATCGGCGGCGGATACGCGATGGTGCCGATCATCGAGCATGAGGTTTCTACAAGCTCGAAGCTGCTGAGCAAGGCGGAGATCGACCACATACTGCTGGTGGCCCAATCAGCTCCTGGCCCTATTGCCGTCAATACAGCCCTCTTAATCGGGCGTCAGATTGGCGGATGGAAAGGCGCGGCAGCCACCTGCCTGGGGGTCTCTTTGCCCTCGTTCCTGATCATCCTTTTCATTGCAGTGCATCTCTCCGGTTTTTTTGAATTACCTGAGGTTATGGCCTCCTTCCGGGGAATCCGGGGAGCTGTTGTCGCCCTTATTGCATTGACCGGGGTACGGGTGGCGCGCAGAACTCCATCCGGGTTTCTTTTTATCCTTGCGGGAATCTGGTTTGCTCTTCTCATTTTTACCGGGATAAACCCTTTCCAGGTAGTGGTTCTCTCTGTTATCGCCGGACTCATGCGGGAGTCTCTGCGCAGAAGACGGAAGGGGGCAGAATAA
- a CDS encoding TRAP transporter large permease — protein MAVVIIIFFILLIFGIPVSFTLGLSTLLYLVIVDSNLIIIAQRMFAGADSFTLMAIPLFIFAGEIMNECGVTRRIINFAQSLVGFIAGGLAHVNIFASMLMAGISGSSTADVASIGNMVISSMEHAGYNRAYSAAVTAASATIGSIIPPSILMVLYGSITGISIGKLFLAGFIPGIVTGLSQMTYAYFMAKRNPDKYDGDRILFNWRNLGKSFLEAIPALVMPLIIVGGILSGVFTATEAGAIASAYGLFVGIFIYREFKVVSILRTMINSARTTGMAMLIVASASAFSWILAKEGFPSAVSGIISGLSENPDIILLAMIIVMLIIGLFMDTTAAAIIMVPIFAPIAAMIGLDPVHFAMIMVLTFIFGGVTPPVGVILYVASAVGKVKMKPLIMEIMPLIGISFLIIILVAYIPQISLFLPSLIIR, from the coding sequence ATGGCTGTTGTTATAATTATTTTCTTTATTTTATTGATCTTTGGTATACCGGTGAGTTTTACACTCGGTCTATCGACACTATTGTATCTGGTGATAGTTGACAGTAATCTGATAATCATTGCACAGCGTATGTTCGCGGGTGCCGATTCCTTTACTCTCATGGCCATTCCGCTTTTCATATTTGCCGGAGAGATTATGAATGAATGTGGAGTGACCAGGCGAATAATTAATTTCGCACAGTCATTAGTAGGGTTTATTGCCGGTGGACTTGCCCATGTTAATATCTTTGCCAGTATGCTTATGGCGGGAATCTCCGGTTCTTCGACCGCTGATGTTGCTTCCATAGGCAATATGGTAATCTCATCAATGGAGCATGCAGGTTACAATCGTGCATATTCAGCGGCAGTTACTGCTGCCAGCGCAACTATTGGTTCGATTATTCCCCCTAGTATTCTGATGGTGCTCTATGGTTCAATAACCGGTATCTCCATAGGAAAACTGTTTTTGGCGGGGTTTATTCCCGGAATTGTAACAGGTCTATCTCAAATGACCTATGCCTATTTTATGGCAAAGCGTAATCCCGATAAGTATGATGGTGATCGGATCCTCTTCAATTGGCGTAACTTGGGTAAAAGTTTTCTTGAAGCAATACCTGCGCTGGTTATGCCTTTGATTATTGTTGGAGGTATTCTGTCCGGGGTATTTACAGCAACGGAAGCAGGAGCTATTGCTTCAGCCTATGGATTATTTGTTGGGATCTTCATTTATCGAGAGTTTAAAGTTGTCAGTATATTGCGCACCATGATCAACAGCGCTCGGACGACAGGCATGGCGATGCTTATTGTCGCATCCGCAAGCGCGTTTTCTTGGATTCTGGCCAAAGAAGGTTTTCCTTCTGCAGTTTCGGGGATAATTTCAGGGTTATCTGAAAATCCTGATATTATTCTTTTAGCAATGATCATTGTTATGCTGATTATTGGATTATTCATGGATACAACAGCCGCAGCTATTATCATGGTACCGATTTTCGCGCCTATTGCTGCAATGATTGGTCTTGATCCAGTTCACTTTGCAATGATCATGGTTCTGACCTTTATTTTCGGCGGAGTAACACCTCCGGTAGGAGTCATCCTCTATGTTGCATCGGCAGTCGGGAAGGTTAAAATGAAACCATTGATTATGGAAATCATGCCCCTGATTGGCATTTCGTTTTTAATTATTATTCTTGTTGCGTATATTCCGCAGATTTCTTTGTTTCTGCCAAGTCTGATTATTCGATAA
- a CDS encoding chromate transporter has translation MQLLSLFAAFCKIGAFSFGGGYAAIPLIEVEVVRIHAWMSLHQFADLIAISQLTPGPIAINSATFIGYGVAGLPGSIVATVGVLMVPVMAVLLLWAVADRFYHSPWIKGALLGLKPALVALIFYSAYSIGRVAFDSPGPIIIAVIAFGVLRFFSIHPAILIVVSGVFGFLLL, from the coding sequence ATGCAGCTTCTTTCCTTATTCGCCGCTTTTTGTAAAATCGGGGCTTTCAGTTTCGGCGGGGGCTACGCGGCGATTCCCCTTATCGAGGTAGAGGTTGTCCGGATTCACGCCTGGATGTCTCTCCATCAGTTTGCGGATCTCATTGCCATCTCTCAGCTGACTCCCGGGCCCATTGCAATTAACTCTGCCACCTTTATCGGTTACGGAGTCGCAGGGCTTCCCGGCTCTATTGTCGCCACTGTGGGTGTCCTGATGGTCCCTGTCATGGCTGTGCTGCTTTTGTGGGCAGTAGCAGACCGTTTTTACCATTCTCCGTGGATTAAAGGCGCGCTGCTGGGGCTGAAACCTGCTCTGGTGGCTCTGATTTTTTACAGTGCTTATTCGATTGGGCGGGTTGCATTTGATTCACCGGGACCGATTATTATCGCTGTGATAGCCTTTGGCGTACTAAGGTTTTTTTCCATACATCCGGCCATTCTGATTGTCGTTAGCGGGGTTTTCGGGTTCCTCCTGCTCTGA
- a CDS encoding ribbon-helix-helix protein, CopG family, with protein sequence MTRRTTFSFDSATIERIKLLAARWNVSQAEAVRRAVEIAEAEENTRSLELGKQLQEYHSGGGIARDKAETYLDRVFEDRDSRRENR encoded by the coding sequence ATGACGCGAAGAACGACCTTTTCGTTCGATTCAGCCACAATCGAAAGAATTAAACTTTTAGCTGCGCGGTGGAATGTCTCACAGGCGGAGGCGGTTCGTAGAGCGGTTGAGATTGCTGAAGCGGAAGAAAACACTCGCTCTCTGGAACTAGGCAAACAGTTACAGGAGTATCATTCCGGCGGCGGAATAGCCCGGGATAAGGCTGAGACCTATCTTGACAGGGTTTTTGAGGACCGCGATTCCCGGCGGGAAAACAGATGA
- a CDS encoding TRAP transporter substrate-binding protein: protein MNRTRSVLFVLTMLVLCFGLIVNGWSAGSQEGGEAKPVKLQLSHQMAATHSIHQTTLRFAELVEQKSGGAITVEVFPSASLGTERENLEALKVGTLDMAILAVEFYPAFVEEAGVFVLPFMYNSYEHQTRALHGDAGKKLAEIILAKTDVKVLSYYSLAFRHVFTTREPVRSVQDLRGLKIRVPESPTYVNTFRLLGAAPTPVAWGETYTALQTGVVGGLENTPESIYSASMHEVVKYMNITDHISAPTTFSISNSVYQKLSAEQQAILIECAEEASAYGLELTIRNDSEFRKKLAAIIEIIETDKESLRDAINYDAFDVMRLSDAKELKNLIDSVR from the coding sequence ATGAACAGAACCCGAAGTGTTTTATTTGTATTAACCATGCTGGTGCTATGTTTCGGTCTGATTGTTAATGGCTGGAGTGCAGGTTCCCAGGAAGGTGGAGAGGCGAAACCAGTTAAACTGCAACTGTCGCATCAAATGGCCGCAACACACTCAATACATCAGACTACCCTCAGATTTGCAGAGCTTGTCGAGCAGAAGTCAGGCGGTGCTATAACTGTAGAGGTTTTTCCATCTGCATCTCTGGGTACAGAACGGGAAAACCTTGAAGCCCTGAAGGTGGGCACCCTGGATATGGCGATTCTCGCAGTAGAGTTCTATCCTGCATTTGTGGAAGAGGCAGGGGTGTTTGTGTTGCCCTTTATGTACAACAGTTATGAACACCAGACAAGAGCTCTCCATGGCGACGCTGGAAAGAAGCTGGCTGAAATCATCTTGGCCAAGACAGATGTAAAGGTTCTCAGTTATTATTCGCTTGCATTTCGACACGTTTTTACAACTCGTGAGCCTGTCAGATCGGTTCAGGACCTTCGAGGCCTGAAAATTCGCGTTCCCGAATCTCCTACATATGTGAATACCTTTCGACTTCTAGGTGCAGCCCCCACACCGGTTGCATGGGGTGAAACCTATACTGCTCTGCAGACTGGCGTCGTCGGTGGACTTGAAAACACTCCTGAAAGTATTTACTCCGCCTCGATGCATGAGGTTGTTAAATATATGAACATTACCGATCATATATCCGCACCTACAACCTTTTCCATTTCTAATTCAGTTTATCAAAAACTGTCAGCTGAGCAGCAGGCAATTCTGATTGAATGTGCTGAAGAGGCTAGCGCATACGGCTTGGAGTTAACCATCAGGAATGACTCAGAATTCCGGAAGAAGCTCGCCGCTATAATTGAAATTATTGAAACTGATAAAGAATCACTTCGTGACGCGATAAATTATGATGCTTTTGATGTAATGCGTTTGAGTGATGCTAAAGAATTAAAGAACTTGATAGATTCAGTTCGATAA
- a CDS encoding SDR family NAD(P)-dependent oxidoreductase, which translates to MTHPLFDVTGKKAIVTGASRGLGLGMAEGFLEAGCEVVLMARSDQLDDVVQKFCRQRYKAYGVKGDLGNREEIQRMFDESMRYLGDRVDILVTAAGIQRRHRSDLFPIQDWDTVINVNLNSVFILDQLCAQKMIKQGKGKIINITSMVSWFGGINVPAYTAAKGAVTQMTKCMGNDWASLGINVNAIAPGYMATEMNEKLIQDKVRYAEITNRIPAGRWGEPGDMKGPAIFLASAASDYLSGVIIPVDGGYLSR; encoded by the coding sequence ATGACTCACCCCCTATTTGATGTTACAGGTAAGAAAGCGATTGTTACTGGCGCCAGCCGGGGTTTAGGCCTTGGAATGGCAGAAGGATTTCTTGAGGCAGGATGCGAAGTAGTGCTGATGGCTCGTTCGGATCAGTTGGATGATGTTGTTCAAAAATTTTGTCGGCAGCGATATAAAGCGTATGGTGTCAAAGGTGATCTTGGAAACCGGGAAGAAATACAACGAATGTTTGACGAGTCTATGCGGTATCTGGGTGATCGTGTTGATATTCTGGTAACAGCAGCCGGCATACAGCGCAGACACAGATCGGACCTTTTTCCAATTCAGGACTGGGACACGGTAATTAATGTAAATTTAAACTCTGTATTCATCCTTGATCAGTTGTGTGCACAAAAGATGATCAAACAAGGTAAAGGGAAAATTATTAACATCACTTCCATGGTTTCCTGGTTTGGTGGTATTAATGTCCCTGCGTACACGGCAGCTAAGGGTGCGGTAACTCAGATGACTAAATGCATGGGGAACGACTGGGCCTCACTCGGAATAAATGTCAACGCGATTGCTCCAGGGTACATGGCGACTGAAATGAATGAAAAATTGATACAAGATAAAGTACGGTATGCTGAGATAACAAACCGTATTCCCGCTGGACGTTGGGGAGAACCGGGTGATATGAAAGGACCGGCGATCTTTCTGGCTTCAGCAGCAAGCGATTATCTGAGTGGTGTTATAATCCCTGTAGATGGTGGTTACTTAAGCCGTTAA
- a CDS encoding enolase C-terminal domain-like protein translates to MAVTIRDVKVILTAPEGINLVVVKVETSEPELYGLGCATFAYRHLAVKLLVEEYLKPLVVGLDVANIEQTWQLMNNNAYWRNGPIENNAISGIDMALWDIKGKLAGMPVYDLFGGKAREGVPVYRHADGKDMEELCDNIRRYQEQGITTIRCQSGGYGGAYGMAPETAPIGSPKGVYLDSHHYIRETIRLFETVRSKLGYEINLCHDVHGRIRPMEAIQLAKDLEPFRLFFLEDAILLEQGDWFRKLRYATSTPLAMGELFNNPCEWKYLITEQLIDFIRIHISQIGGLTPARKLQVFAEQFGINTAWHGPGDVSPIGHAANVHLDLAAQNLGIQEWSGTEPPNFIIQDLEGRPGALLDVFIGLPEYKKGYVYANGQPGFGIEINEKEAAKYPCKNTVTMWTQTRRRDGTIQSP, encoded by the coding sequence GTGGCTGTAACTATACGTGATGTAAAGGTAATTCTGACCGCTCCAGAGGGAATAAACCTTGTAGTTGTTAAAGTTGAAACATCGGAACCGGAACTTTACGGATTAGGGTGTGCAACGTTTGCTTATCGCCATTTAGCTGTTAAGCTTCTTGTAGAGGAGTATTTAAAACCATTAGTTGTTGGATTAGATGTTGCAAATATTGAGCAAACCTGGCAGCTGATGAACAACAACGCCTACTGGCGCAATGGGCCTATTGAAAATAACGCGATATCTGGAATTGATATGGCATTGTGGGATATTAAAGGTAAACTTGCAGGAATGCCGGTTTATGATTTATTTGGCGGTAAAGCAAGAGAAGGTGTTCCTGTTTACCGGCATGCAGACGGTAAAGATATGGAGGAGCTATGCGATAATATACGGCGTTATCAGGAACAGGGAATAACAACTATACGATGCCAATCCGGGGGATACGGGGGAGCTTATGGTATGGCTCCAGAAACTGCACCTATAGGATCTCCAAAGGGAGTCTATCTGGATTCACACCATTATATTCGTGAAACAATTCGATTGTTTGAAACCGTTCGAAGTAAACTGGGCTATGAAATTAATCTATGTCATGACGTACATGGACGTATCCGTCCGATGGAAGCCATTCAACTGGCAAAGGATCTGGAACCGTTCAGACTGTTTTTTCTTGAAGATGCAATCTTACTTGAACAAGGCGATTGGTTTCGTAAGCTTCGTTATGCCACAAGTACACCGCTTGCTATGGGAGAGTTATTTAATAATCCCTGTGAGTGGAAGTATCTGATTACTGAACAGCTCATTGATTTTATTCGTATACATATCAGTCAGATAGGTGGATTAACACCAGCACGCAAATTACAGGTTTTTGCTGAGCAATTTGGTATAAACACTGCATGGCATGGACCTGGAGATGTCTCTCCAATTGGTCATGCAGCAAACGTTCATTTAGACCTTGCTGCCCAGAATCTGGGAATCCAGGAATGGTCGGGTACTGAACCACCCAATTTTATCATCCAGGATCTTGAAGGTAGACCGGGGGCTTTGCTGGATGTGTTTATTGGACTGCCTGAGTATAAGAAAGGGTATGTGTACGCAAATGGACAACCCGGTTTTGGTATCGAAATTAATGAGAAGGAAGCTGCAAAATACCCTTGTAAGAATACAGTGACTATGTGGACACAAACACGTAGGCGGGATGGAACCATTCAATCTCCATAG